CGCCACGTCCTTCGCGCCCTCGGCCTCCATGATCGAGATCGGGTGTTCGGCGTTGCGGATGAAACTGTACGGGTTGTCGTGCACGATCAGGATGTTGTGCCTGGCTCCGAAGTCGATGATCTTCTGGAACAGCTCCATCGAGGGGGTTTGTCCCGTCGGCATATTGGGGTAGTTGACGAGCATCATCTTCACACCGTCCAGCCCGGCCTTTTCGATGGCGTCGAAGTCGGGGTAGAAGTTGGTCTGCTTGTTTAGCGCATAGGGGAGCATTTCGCCGCCCGCCAGACGCACGGCCGCCGAGTAGGTGGGGTAGCCGGGGTTCGGGACGAGGACTTTGTCGCCCTTATTGAGGAACGTCATGCAGATGTGCATGATACCCTCCTTCGAGCCGATCAGCGGCAGCACCTCCGACTTGAAGTCCAGCTCGGTGCGGTACCATTTCTTGTACCAGTCGGCAAAAGCCTTGCGCAGGATGGGTTCACCCTGATAAGACATGTATTTGTGTACGTCGGGACGCTGCGCCTCTTTCGCCAGGCGGTCGATCACGGACTGGTGGGGCGGCAGGTCGGGGCTGCCCATGGCCAGTTTTACGATCTGGCGGCCGGTGGCCGCTTCGATCTCGGCGATCTCGCGCAGACGGCGCGAAAAATAGTACTCTCCGATGCCGTCCAACCGGTGCGAACGGGCGATGTTGACTGCTTTTGCCATAGCTTGAATATGTTTGGGATTATGCTTTCCGGGCAAAGATAGGGAAATAATAATAAAATTAAAAATTAAGAATTAAAAATTGAGCATTAATTCCCCGGTCTGCGCTGCAAGGCGAACCGGACGTCTCCGCGCCTCGTTTCTTCGCCGCATGCGCACAGGGCCTTGCGTCTAATACAGATATTTCTCCATCAGCGGCATGAGCAGCGCCGTCGCCAGCCCCATCAGGGCCATGGCCAGACCGCTCAAAGCCCCTTCGGCGGCTCCTATTTCGATGGCGCGGGCCGTGCCGATGCCGTGGGCTGCGGCTCCGAGGGCGAATCCCCGGGCCTCGGGGTCGCGGACCCCGCAGCGGCGCAGAATCCATTCGCCGAAGATGCTGCCGAAAATCCCCACGCAGAAGACCACGACCGACGTCACCGAGACGTTGCCGCCCAGCGGTCCGGCGACCGACACGGCGATGGGCACCGTGACCGACTTGGGGGCTATGGAGTTGAGAATCTGCCGCTCGGCGCCGAACGCCATGGCGATATAGACGACGCTCAACACCCCGACGACGCATCCCGCGAGCGTGGCCATGCCCACGGGAAGCAGGCTTCCGCGCAGGCGTTCCAACTGTTCGTAGAGCAGATACCCGAGCGCCACGACCGACATGCCGAGGGCGAAATTGAGGATGCCCGTGGCGTCGCGGTAACGCTCGTAGCCGATTCCGGCGCAGCGCAGGAAGACGATCACGGCGACGAACGTCAGCAGCACGGGATGCAGCAGCGGCAGCCGCGTACGGCGGTAGATCATCCCTCCGAGGCAGTAAAGCCCCACGGTGAGGGTCAGCAGAAAGAGGTCCGAGGAGAGAAATGAGGCGTCAGGCATCGTGGCGGAGTTGTTTGATGTGCCGCAGGCGGGCGCGGCGGTTCAGGCTCTGGAAGGTCTGGCCGGCGACGATCAGCACGAGGATCGTCGAGACGATTCCCGAGACGAGGATGGCCCAGAGGTTTTCGAGGATCACCCGGTAGGAGTCCATCAGCCCCACCCCGTAGGGCACGAAAAAGAGCGCCATGGCCCCCAACAGGAACCGCGCCGCGGGGCGCACCGTCTCGGCCCGCACCCAGCGCAGGCACAACGCAGCAAAGAGCAGGATCATGCCGATGATGTTGCCCGACACGTAACCTCCGGTGATAAGGCTCAACGCATTGCCTATGAGCCAGAAAAGAAGAATCTGAAAAAGTCCTGTCATCGTCGTTCGACTTTGGCGGCGGGCCTTGAACGTTCGGGACCGGACTTTTCAGCCGGTCCCGGAACCCTGCCGCCGTTTGCGGCGACAAATATAGTGCATGCCGGGTGCAATGCCAAATTTATTTGGAGAATCTCCCCGGCGCAGCCCGTGTCCGGCAAATCAATTCCTGCCGGTGCGCTTCTTGAGCGGGCATTGCGCCGACGCGCACGACGCGCATCCTCCCCGCCGCCGTCCGCGCGCGAAACACCACAGCCGCCTCGCGACAATGGCCGCAACCGCCAGCCCGATGGCTGCGACGATGTAATCCTGCCAGTCCATCGTTCAGAATATCAGTGCGATCCGATATACGATCCACGCCACGAACCAGGCCAGCGTCGTGTTGTAAACCACCGACGCCGCAGCCCATTTCCACCCGGCTTCGGCGCCGATGGCGGCCACCGTGGCGATGCAGGGCATGTAGAGCAGGATGAAGATGAGGAACGCCAGCGCCGAGGCCGTCGTGAAGTCGCCGCTCGCGAGCAGCCGCTGCGAGAGCGAGTCCGCCTCCTCCTCTTCCGCGGTCCGGAATGCCTTTGCCGGCGTCGGATCGTCCGTTTTCACGATGATTTCCGTCGCGCCGTCCGCATCGCCGATCACGGCCTCCTGCTCTGCGGGAGCGGTCGCGGCGCCTTCGGAGTAGAGCACGCCGAGCGTCGACACCACGATCTCTTTGGCCGGGAGGCCCGACAGCAGGGACACGCCGGCTTTCCAATTGAATCCCAGGGGGCTGAACACCGGCTCGCAGCCCTTGCCGAGCCGTCCGAGGTAGGAATTTTCGTAGTGCGCCTCGGTTCCGGCGGCGGCGTCCGTGCGGGGGTAGTAGCTCAAAAACCACACGATGACCGAAGCGATCAGGATCATGCCGCCCATCTTCTTGAGGTACTGCGCACACTTGTCCCACATGTGGCTGAACGTGGTTTTCCACGTCGGGAGGCGGTAGGGCGGCAGCTCCATCACGAACGGCGTCTCGTCCACCGGGAAGAGGAACCGCCGCATCAGCCGCGCCGTAACGACAGCCAGCACGATCCCCAGCGCGTAGAGGCCCAGCATCACCGTCCCGGCGTCGGCGGCGAAGAACGTGCCCGCCAGCAGGAGGTAGATCGGAATTCGCGCGCTGCATGACATGAACGGCGTAATGAGTATGGTTATCAGGCGGCTGCTGCGGCTTTCGATGGTCCGGCAGGCCATGATCGCGGGCACGTTGCAGCCGAAGCCCATGATCAGCGGGATGAACGATTTCCCGTGCACTCCGATGCGGTGCATCACGCGGTCCATGATGAACGCCGCGCGGGCCAGGTAGCCCGAATCCTCCATGAACGAGATGAAGAGGTAAAGGATCATAATGTTGGGCAGGAAGACGATCACGGCCCCCACGCCGCCGATAACGCCGTCGACCAGCAGGTCGCGGAGCGGCCCCGCGGGCAGCAGCGCGTCCGCCGCGCCGCCGATCCATCCCACCAGCGCGTCGATCCACTCCTGCGGATAGGCTCCGAGGCTGAACGTGCACCAGAACATGAGCCACATCAGCGCGAAGAAGATCGGGAATCCCCACAGCTTGTGCGTCACGAAGGTGTCGATCATGGCTGTCGTCGTCACCTCCTCGCGCCGTCCGGGGGTGAAGGTCTCCTTCAGCGCACCCTGGATGAATCCGTATTTCTGGTTGGCGAAGGCCGTTTCGACATCCTCGCCCAGCTCCCCGGCGATGCGCCGGGCCTCGCGGTCGCGGATTTCGGCCCACACCCCGTAACGCTCGCAGCCGCGGAGGCTCTCTTCGGCCTGCCGGTCGCCCTCGAGCATCTTCATCGCGTAGTAGCGGGGCGGGAAGTTTTTCGGGAGTTCGTCGCGGAAGGCGCTCATGTCGCCGTTGAGTTTGCGCAGCCCCTCGTCGATCACGGGGCCCATGTTGATATGGATGTGGCGCACGCGCTCGTCGCGGTTCTCGAAAACGTCGATCACCGTGTCCAGCAGAGCCTCTATGCCGCGGTTGTTGCGCGCCTCTACGGGAACCATCGGCACGCCCAGCATGCGGCCCAGACTGTCGTAATCGAGTTTCGCGCCGCTGTCCTGCAACTCGTCGAACATGTTGAGCGCCACGACCATGCGCGGGTTTATATCAATCAGTTCGGTAGTTAAGTATAGGTTTCGCTCTAAATTCGAGGCGACTACCGAGTTTATCACCACGTCGGGGGTCTTCGTGGCGAGGTGGTGACGCACGTAACGCTCCTCGGGCGTGTAGGCCGAGAGGGCGTAGGTTCCGGGCAGGTCGGTGACCTCGAAACGGTAGCCGCGGTAGGTGCGGTGGCCGATCTTGGCCCCGACGGTCACGCCGCTGTAATTGCCCACATGCTCGTGGCCGCCCGATATGGCGTTGAAAAGCGAGGTCTTGCCGCTGTTGGGGTTGCCCACCAGCGCGACGGCGATGGTGCGGGAGTGGCGCGCCACGACCTCGTCGATGCTTGCGCAGCACGCCTCGTCGGATTCCGTCGCGCCGAACTCCTCCGTCCGGATTTCCGCGGGCGCAGTCTCCGCCGCGGGGCATCCGCACTCCCCGGAGTGTGCGTGGCGGTGATGGCGGTGGTGTTCGCGCCGCGCGAGGTACTCCCCGGCTTCGTCGTCGGTGAGCACGACGACCATATCGGCCTCGCTGCGCCGCAGCGAGATGTCGTAGCCCATGATTTTATACTCGATCGGATCCTTCAGGGGGGCGTTCAGAATCACTTCGACCCGCTGTCCGCGGACAAAACCCATCTCCATGATGCGGCGGCGAAAGCCTCCGTGGCCCATCACTTTGACAATCGTCGCCGATTCGCCGGTCTTCAGTTCGGATAAGCGCATTTTTTCTACTGTATTTTTGCGCCCAAAGATACGATTTTGCGGCGACTTGCGCAATCCTCATAAGTAGGTATATCCTTAATTCTGCACTGCGGCAACCCATCCTCCGCCCAGCGCCTTGCAGAGCGTGACGTAGTTGATATACTGCTGCACGACGAGGTTGACGTGCGACATCTGCGACTGGTAGAGACTGCGCTCGGCGTCGATCACGTCGAGGTAGTCGGACAGTCCGCTGCGGTAGAGCGCGCGGGTCATCGTGGCGATGCGGTCGTTGGAGAGCACCAGTTCGCCCGTGCGCTCGGTCTGGCTGCGGTAGGTGGCGATGGCCACCAATGCCTTTTCCACATCGGCGAACGCCGTCAGCACGGTCTGCTCGTAGGTCTTGGCCGACTGGGTGTAGGCCGCCATCGCGGCGCGCTCGGCGTTGCGCAGTTTCCCGAATCCGAAAATCGGCTCGGCGACGGAACCCAGCGCATCCCACGCCCAGGGGTTCGCCGCAGTTAAACCTTTGATTGAACTGGATACAACTCCTCCTTTGGCAGTCAGCGAGATGGACGGGAATCGCGCGCTCCGAGCCTGCCCGGCCTGCGCCGCCGCCTGCAACATGTTGAAATGCGCCTGGCGGATGTCGGGGCGGCGTTTGAGCAGCTCCGAGGGCAGTCCCACGGGAATGTCCGCGGGGCGGTAGTCGGTCAGCAGTCGCAGCCCCGCTCCGGAAAGCCGCGCCCGGGAGGGCGTCTCGCCTAACAGAATTCCCATCGAAAGCCACGTCTGCTCCACGGCGCGGCAGTACTGCGGAATGTCCGCCTCGGCGGTGTAGACCAGGCTCCGGGCCTGCTCCAGCGCCACGCCGTCGGACATGCCGTAGCGGAACATCGAGTCGATCAGCGCGGCCGATTCGCGCCGCAGCCGGAGGGTCTGGCGGGCGATCGAGAGGTCGCGTTCATACTCCAGCAGCGTGAAGTAGGTCGTGGCGACCTCGGCGGCCAGCGAGAGCCTGACGCCCGCCAAAGCCCACTCCGAGGCCGCGATTTCGGCCTTTGCGGCCCGTTTGGCGTTGCGCAGCGCCCCGAACAGCGACAGTTCCCACGAGAGGGTCGGTTCGACGGCATACGACTGCACGATTTTCGTCTCGGGCGTATATTCGCCCTCGGCGGTGGCTTCCGCGCCGATCTGCGGCAGGTATTGCGCCCTTACGGTCTTGAGGTTGGCCCGGGCCTGCTGGACGCGCGCGGCCGCTACGGCCACGTCGCGGTTGTTCGCCAACGCCTGTTCGACCAGCGCGTCGAGCGTCGTGTCGCCGAAGAGTTCCCACCAGCGTTCGCCCACGCCCGTCGTGTCGGACGAGAAGCCCGCGCCGTAGACGTAACTTTCGGGCGTCGCGACCTGCGGCGGGTAGAATTTCGGGGTGCAGGCGGCCAGCGTCAGCACGGCGGCGGCTATCGTAAGTTGCGTTTTCATGCGTTCTCCTCCTGTTTTTTAAGTTCGCGGCGCTGTTCGAAGCGGCCGATCTTCCCGACGAAATAGTAGAGCGCGGGGTAGACGAAAATGCCCAGCAGCGTGGCGAAGAGCATGCCGCCCACGAGGGCCACGCCCATGATGTTGCGGGCCGTGGCGTAGACGCCGCTGGCGAAGACGAGGGGCATGACGCCCAGGATGAAGGCGAAGGCGGTCATAATGATCGGTCTCACGCGCAGTTTCGCGGCTCCGATGGCGGCGTCCATCAGCGAGGCGCCCTGCTCGCGGAACAGCCGGTCGGCGTATTCGACGACCAGAATGGCGTTCTTGGCCGCCAGCCCGATCAGCATGACGAGCGAGATCTGCATGTAGATGTCGTTGACGTACAGGCTGTTCATCAGGTGCGTGCCGCCGACGAACAGCACCGCGCCCAGCACCGCCACCGGCACGCTCATCAGGATCGCCAGCGGCAGCCCCCACGATTCGTAGAGGGCCGCCAGCGCGAGGAACACGAACACGAGGGCCAGCGCGTAGACCAGCCCGCCGGTCTTCGAGGCGTTGGCCTCCTGATAGGAGGTTCCGCTCCACGCCGTGCCGATGTCGTCGGGCAGCGTTTCGGCGGCCGTGGCGGTGATCTCCCGCATGACGGTCGTCGTCGAGGCCCGCGCCGCGGGGGTGACGGTGAGCGAGACGGAACGGTAGAGGTTGAACTGCGAGACGTACTCCACGCCCACGGTGTCCGCCACGTCGATCAGCGATGCCACGGGAACGCTCTCGCCCGAGGCCGAGGTGACGTAGTAGCTGTCCAGCGACCGCCGGTCGAGGCGGTAGTCGGGCGCGGCCTGGATGTAGGTCTGGTAGAGTTTGCCGAAGCGTGTGAAATTGTTGATGTACGCGCCGCCCAGCAGGGTGGTCAGCTCGCCGTAGAGCGTCCCGAGGTCCACGCCGGCGGCCAGCGCCTGCTGCTTGTCGATACGCAGCCGCCGCTGGGGAACCCCGGCGTCGAACTGCGTGGTGACCGAGGCGATCGCGGGATTTTTGCGCAGCGAATCCATCAGCCGCCCGGCGTTTTCCATCAGGTAGGCCGTGCCGCGCCCTTCGAGGTCCTGCACCTCGACCGAGACGCCCGAGGTGACGCCCAGTCCGGGAATCGAAGGCGGGATGAAGGCGTAGCATTCGGCCCCCGGAACCGCGACGTAAAGCTCTCCGGTGAGCCGCTGGGCGATCTGCATGGCCGAGAGCCTGCGGTCGGAGTAGTCGACGAGTTTGACGAAGATGATGCCGCTCGACGTCGAGGCGATGCCGGCCATCATGTTGAATCCCGCGGCGAACGACGTCGAGGCGACCTCGGGAAGCGTGCGGATCACAGCGTCGGCATCGGCCATCGCCTGTCGGGTCACTTGCAGCGACGAGGCTTCGGGCGTCGAGACCATCACCATCACGTAGCCCTGATCCTCCTCGGGGAGGAATCCCGCGGGCAGTTTGCGCCACACGACGAAGATCACCCCGAGGACCACGGCCACGAACACGCCCGTGCGGGCGACGTGGCGCATCAGCGTCGGCGTGAAGGCCGTGTAACGGTCCATCTGCCGTGCGAACCAGCGGTTGAAGGCGGCGAAAAATCCCTTTTGCGACGGTTCCCGGCGTCGCAGCAGCAGGGCGCAGAGCGCCGGGGAGAGCGTCAGGGCGTTGAAGGCCGAGATGACCACCGAAACGGCGATCGTCACCGAAAACTGCTGGAACAGCCGCCCCGTGATGCCGCCGGTGAACGACACGGGGATGAATACGGCCAGCAGCACGACTGTCGTGGCGACGATCGGCGAGGCCACGTTGCGCATGGCCTCCAGCGCCGCCTCGCGGGGTTTCATGCCCCGTTCGATATTGACCTGCGCGGCCTCGACGACGACGATGGCGTCGTCGACCACAAGGCCGATGGCCAGCACCAGTCCCAGCAGCGAGATGATGTTGATGGAAAATCCCAGCAGCGGGAACAGCGCGAAGGCGCCGACGAGCGACACGGGGATCGCCACCAGGGGGATGACCGTCGCGCGCCAGTCCTGGAGGAAGAGGAAGATGATGAAGATGACGAGTATGAGGGCGATGACGAGCGTGCGGAAGATGTCCTTCACGCCGGCGTCGATGCTCGTGGTGCTGTCGACGATCGTGGCGGCCTCGACGCCGTCCGGAAACCGCTGCGAGAGGCGTTCCATCGCGGCCTTGACCTTGCCGCCCACGGCCACGGCGTTGCTGCCCGGCTGCTGGTAAATGACGATCATGGCCGTCGGGTCGCTCTCGTAGGACGAGCTTACGCCGTAGGTCTGGCTGCCGAGCGACACCTCGGCGATGTCGCCCAGACGGATCTGTTCGCCCGAGGAGGTGGTCCGCACGACGATGTCGGCGAACTCCGCGGCGGTGGAGATCTGCGGCGGCATGGTCACCGTATAGGTGTAGGCCACGCCGTCGGGAGCCGGCTCGGCGCCGAACTGCCCGGCAGGGTAGATGCCGCCCTGCTTCTCGATGGCGGCCGTCACCTCGCCGACGGCGATGCCGTAGTATTTCAGCACGTCGGGCCGCAGCCACACCCGCATGGCGTATTCGCCCGCGCCCATGATCGAGACCTTGCCCACGCCGTCGATCTTCAGCAGCTCGTTCTGGAGATTGATGTAGGCGTAATTCGAGAGGAACTCCCCGTCGTAGCGGCCGTCGCTGTGCAGCGAGTAGACCATCAGGAATCCCGTCATGGTCTTGCGTGTCGTGACCCCCTGCCGGGTGACCGTCGCGGGGAGTTCGGCCGTGGCCGACGAGACGTTGTTCTGGGTGAAGATGGCGTCGAGGTCGGGATCGGAGCCAATGTCGAAGGTGACCTGCAGGACCATCGAACCGTCGTTGGCCGAGGTGGCCTGCATGTAGAGCATGTCGCTGACGCCCATCACGGCCTGGGCCACGGGCGTCGCCACGGCGTTGTTGACCGTCTCGGCGTCGGCGCCGTCGTAGGTGGCCGACACCTCCACGACCGGAGGCGTGATGTCGGGGTACTGTTCGATGGGCAGCCCCATGATCGAGATCAGGCCGACGAGCACGATGACGATGGCCAGCGAAATGGCGAAAATCGGGCGCGAAACAAAGAATTTTTCCATAGGACTACCGTTTTTCGAGACGCTTGCCCGCCTGCTCCGCAGCGGCGGCCTGTTCAGTCCTCCGCGCAGTCGGGTTTTCGGGGATCACCTTTGCGCCGTCGTGCAGTTTCTGCTGCCCGGCGACCACGACCCGTTCGCCCCGGTCGAGTCCCTCGTCGATGCACCACATCGCGCCGTAGGTGTCGCCCGGGGTGACGCGGCGGTAGTGCACCGTGCTGTCGGCCTCCACGACCCACACCGACGCGATGTCCTGCGTCTGGCTCACGGCCTGCTGGGGCACGACGACGCGCGGCCGCACGGGGCCCACGCTGGCCTCCACGCGGGCGAACTGTCCGGGCTTCAGCGTCTCGTCGGGATTGGGGAACATCACCACCACGACGAGCGTCCCGGTGGTCGACGAGACATCCTTGCGCGTGTAGTCGTAGATTCCTCCGAGCGGGTATCGCGAGCCGTCGGCCAGCACGAGACGGATGTCCGACAGCAGCCCTTCGTTGTCGTAGATCGAAGTCCGGTCGCCCGCATAGCGCAGGTACTGCGACATCGGAATCGCCACGTCGACCGTCAGCGTGTCGATGTTCGACACGGTCGTCAGCACGCTGAACTGCGTGCCGGGACCCACGTAGTCGCCCACGTGCGCCGCCGTGTGCTCGATGATGCCGTCGATGGGCGAGCGCAGCTCGGTGTATCCCACGTTCATGCGGGCGTTGCGCAGCGACTGCTCCGCCGAGCGCACCGAGGCCTCGGCGGCCTTCCATTGGGCCGTGTACTGGTCCAGCTGCGACTGGCTGATGGCGTCGATGCGCGCCAGCGGCACGGCGCGGTCGTAGTTGTTGCGGGCTTCGAGGGCCTGCGCACGGGCCGATTCGAGTTCGGCTTCGGCCGCCAGCATCGAGGTCGACAGCTGGTCGGGGTCGATGGTGAACAGCAGCTGGCCGCGCCGTACGGGCATGCCGTTGCCGTATTGCTTCGACGAGAGGTAGCCGTTCACGCGCGGCTGGATCACGGCGTCGAAGTTGCTCGCGAGGTAACCGATGAAACTCATGCGGTTGGGTACGCTGTCGACGGCGGCTTCGGCCACCCCGACCCGCAGGGGAGGCGCCGCCTGTTTCGGCGTATGTTGCGCGCAGCCCGTGAGGAGCGCGGCGAAAAGACATGCGGCGGGAAAAAGTCTGTCCATAAGGGTATGTTTTACACCGCAGGAAAGGCAAAAAACGTACCGTCAGCCCCTTGAAATAGGGTTTTTCCTGCAAAAAAAACTGTTTTTCCCGTTCCGAATGATGTTGTTTAGAATATTTTTATATCTTTGCGTTGATAACAAACCCAATTTAATAAATAAAACTATGAAAGAATTAGTAGAAAAGATCAACGCAGAGTTTGAGGTGTTTGCAGCCAACGCAGCTGCCCAGGTAGAGAAGAACAACAAGGCTGCCGGCACGCGCGCCCGCAAATCGGCTCTCGAAATTTCGAAGCTGATGAAGGAGTTCCGCAAGGTTTCCGTAGAAGCTGCGAAATAATTGAGTTCCGCACAACGATAAAGGCTGTCCTTCGGGGCAGCCTTTATCGTTTCCGGTTTTATAGGGCGTCTTCGCACTTGCTCTCACGCGGTACGAATGGGTGTTTTTATACTGCCCATCCGTGCCGCGTTTCGTTCAGGCGCGAATAGGCGTCTCTGAAATCGAAAACGGGGGATGTGCGGAAATAGCCGTCTGAAA
This Alistipes shahii WAL 8301 DNA region includes the following protein-coding sequences:
- a CDS encoding pyridoxal phosphate-dependent aminotransferase translates to MAKAVNIARSHRLDGIGEYYFSRRLREIAEIEAATGRQIVKLAMGSPDLPPHQSVIDRLAKEAQRPDVHKYMSYQGEPILRKAFADWYKKWYRTELDFKSEVLPLIGSKEGIMHICMTFLNKGDKVLVPNPGYPTYSAAVRLAGGEMLPYALNKQTNFYPDFDAIEKAGLDGVKMMLVNYPNMPTGQTPSMELFQKIIDFGARHNILIVHDNPYSFIRNAEHPISIMEAEGAKDVALEMNSLSKGHSMAGWRVGVVVGKKEWIDSILTFKSNMDSGMFYPIQAAADTALALGEEWFKELNDIYYGREKQAYELLDALGCRYRKGQAGLFVWAELPEGYEGDSFAFSDEVMEKTDVFLTPGGIFGSEGNGYIRITLCCPEALLKKATEKIKAAFGK
- a CDS encoding LrgB family protein, which encodes MPDASFLSSDLFLLTLTVGLYCLGGMIYRRTRLPLLHPVLLTFVAVIVFLRCAGIGYERYRDATGILNFALGMSVVALGYLLYEQLERLRGSLLPVGMATLAGCVVGVLSVVYIAMAFGAERQILNSIAPKSVTVPIAVSVAGPLGGNVSVTSVVVFCVGIFGSIFGEWILRRCGVRDPEARGFALGAAAHGIGTARAIEIGAAEGALSGLAMALMGLATALLMPLMEKYLY
- a CDS encoding CidA/LrgA family protein, with product MTGLFQILLFWLIGNALSLITGGYVSGNIIGMILLFAALCLRWVRAETVRPAARFLLGAMALFFVPYGVGLMDSYRVILENLWAILVSGIVSTILVLIVAGQTFQSLNRRARLRHIKQLRHDA
- the feoB gene encoding ferrous iron transport protein B — protein: MRLSELKTGESATIVKVMGHGGFRRRIMEMGFVRGQRVEVILNAPLKDPIEYKIMGYDISLRRSEADMVVVLTDDEAGEYLARREHHRHHRHAHSGECGCPAAETAPAEIRTEEFGATESDEACCASIDEVVARHSRTIAVALVGNPNSGKTSLFNAISGGHEHVGNYSGVTVGAKIGHRTYRGYRFEVTDLPGTYALSAYTPEERYVRHHLATKTPDVVINSVVASNLERNLYLTTELIDINPRMVVALNMFDELQDSGAKLDYDSLGRMLGVPMVPVEARNNRGIEALLDTVIDVFENRDERVRHIHINMGPVIDEGLRKLNGDMSAFRDELPKNFPPRYYAMKMLEGDRQAEESLRGCERYGVWAEIRDREARRIAGELGEDVETAFANQKYGFIQGALKETFTPGRREEVTTTAMIDTFVTHKLWGFPIFFALMWLMFWCTFSLGAYPQEWIDALVGWIGGAADALLPAGPLRDLLVDGVIGGVGAVIVFLPNIMILYLFISFMEDSGYLARAAFIMDRVMHRIGVHGKSFIPLIMGFGCNVPAIMACRTIESRSSRLITILITPFMSCSARIPIYLLLAGTFFAADAGTVMLGLYALGIVLAVVTARLMRRFLFPVDETPFVMELPPYRLPTWKTTFSHMWDKCAQYLKKMGGMILIASVIVWFLSYYPRTDAAAGTEAHYENSYLGRLGKGCEPVFSPLGFNWKAGVSLLSGLPAKEIVVSTLGVLYSEGAATAPAEQEAVIGDADGATEIIVKTDDPTPAKAFRTAEEEEADSLSQRLLASGDFTTASALAFLIFILLYMPCIATVAAIGAEAGWKWAAASVVYNTTLAWFVAWIVYRIALIF
- a CDS encoding efflux transporter outer membrane subunit — translated: MKTQLTIAAAVLTLAACTPKFYPPQVATPESYVYGAGFSSDTTGVGERWWELFGDTTLDALVEQALANNRDVAVAAARVQQARANLKTVRAQYLPQIGAEATAEGEYTPETKIVQSYAVEPTLSWELSLFGALRNAKRAAKAEIAASEWALAGVRLSLAAEVATTYFTLLEYERDLSIARQTLRLRRESAALIDSMFRYGMSDGVALEQARSLVYTAEADIPQYCRAVEQTWLSMGILLGETPSRARLSGAGLRLLTDYRPADIPVGLPSELLKRRPDIRQAHFNMLQAAAQAGQARSARFPSISLTAKGGVVSSSIKGLTAANPWAWDALGSVAEPIFGFGKLRNAERAAMAAYTQSAKTYEQTVLTAFADVEKALVAIATYRSQTERTGELVLSNDRIATMTRALYRSGLSDYLDVIDAERSLYQSQMSHVNLVVQQYINYVTLCKALGGGWVAAVQN
- a CDS encoding efflux RND transporter permease subunit, which produces MEKFFVSRPIFAISLAIVIVLVGLISIMGLPIEQYPDITPPVVEVSATYDGADAETVNNAVATPVAQAVMGVSDMLYMQATSANDGSMVLQVTFDIGSDPDLDAIFTQNNVSSATAELPATVTRQGVTTRKTMTGFLMVYSLHSDGRYDGEFLSNYAYINLQNELLKIDGVGKVSIMGAGEYAMRVWLRPDVLKYYGIAVGEVTAAIEKQGGIYPAGQFGAEPAPDGVAYTYTVTMPPQISTAAEFADIVVRTTSSGEQIRLGDIAEVSLGSQTYGVSSSYESDPTAMIVIYQQPGSNAVAVGGKVKAAMERLSQRFPDGVEAATIVDSTTSIDAGVKDIFRTLVIALILVIFIIFLFLQDWRATVIPLVAIPVSLVGAFALFPLLGFSINIISLLGLVLAIGLVVDDAIVVVEAAQVNIERGMKPREAALEAMRNVASPIVATTVVLLAVFIPVSFTGGITGRLFQQFSVTIAVSVVISAFNALTLSPALCALLLRRREPSQKGFFAAFNRWFARQMDRYTAFTPTLMRHVARTGVFVAVVLGVIFVVWRKLPAGFLPEEDQGYVMVMVSTPEASSLQVTRQAMADADAVIRTLPEVASTSFAAGFNMMAGIASTSSGIIFVKLVDYSDRRLSAMQIAQRLTGELYVAVPGAECYAFIPPSIPGLGVTSGVSVEVQDLEGRGTAYLMENAGRLMDSLRKNPAIASVTTQFDAGVPQRRLRIDKQQALAAGVDLGTLYGELTTLLGGAYINNFTRFGKLYQTYIQAAPDYRLDRRSLDSYYVTSASGESVPVASLIDVADTVGVEYVSQFNLYRSVSLTVTPAARASTTTVMREITATAAETLPDDIGTAWSGTSYQEANASKTGGLVYALALVFVFLALAALYESWGLPLAILMSVPVAVLGAVLFVGGTHLMNSLYVNDIYMQISLVMLIGLAAKNAILVVEYADRLFREQGASLMDAAIGAAKLRVRPIIMTAFAFILGVMPLVFASGVYATARNIMGVALVGGMLFATLLGIFVYPALYYFVGKIGRFEQRRELKKQEENA
- a CDS encoding efflux RND transporter periplasmic adaptor subunit; this encodes MDRLFPAACLFAALLTGCAQHTPKQAAPPLRVGVAEAAVDSVPNRMSFIGYLASNFDAVIQPRVNGYLSSKQYGNGMPVRRGQLLFTIDPDQLSTSMLAAEAELESARAQALEARNNYDRAVPLARIDAISQSQLDQYTAQWKAAEASVRSAEQSLRNARMNVGYTELRSPIDGIIEHTAAHVGDYVGPGTQFSVLTTVSNIDTLTVDVAIPMSQYLRYAGDRTSIYDNEGLLSDIRLVLADGSRYPLGGIYDYTRKDVSSTTGTLVVVVMFPNPDETLKPGQFARVEASVGPVRPRVVVPQQAVSQTQDIASVWVVEADSTVHYRRVTPGDTYGAMWCIDEGLDRGERVVVAGQQKLHDGAKVIPENPTARRTEQAAAAEQAGKRLEKR
- a CDS encoding histone H1-like protein Hc1, which translates into the protein MKELVEKINAEFEVFAANAAAQVEKNNKAAGTRARKSALEISKLMKEFRKVSVEAAK